The following are encoded together in the Parabacteroides chongii genome:
- a CDS encoding nitroreductase family protein, with protein MKWTYSFIALFSVLVACNNHTEPKDSQEENQTLETIFNRKSVRKYTQQPVEKEKLETLVRAGMAAPSSRDRRPWEFIIVTDRDILDTMGDGLPLARMLKETKQAIIVCGDTVKSGNAWQLDCSAAAQNVLLAAESLGLGAVWTAAYPYPERMNVVRDALHLPDHVIPLTVIPIGYPIGIEKPKDKFNKKQIHYNGW; from the coding sequence ATGAAATGGACATATTCTTTTATCGCATTATTCTCTGTCCTGGTTGCTTGCAACAACCATACAGAACCAAAAGACAGTCAGGAAGAAAACCAGACATTGGAAACAATCTTCAACCGCAAAAGCGTACGTAAATATACACAGCAACCGGTTGAAAAAGAGAAGCTGGAAACATTGGTCCGTGCAGGAATGGCAGCCCCTTCGTCCAGAGACCGCCGTCCCTGGGAGTTTATCATCGTAACAGACCGTGATATCCTGGATACGATGGGAGACGGATTACCATTAGCCCGTATGTTGAAAGAGACCAAACAGGCGATTATCGTTTGTGGCGATACCGTCAAATCCGGCAATGCCTGGCAGTTGGATTGTTCCGCTGCTGCACAAAACGTACTGCTGGCAGCCGAATCGTTAGGACTGGGAGCCGTATGGACGGCCGCCTATCCTTATCCCGAACGGATGAATGTTGTGCGAGATGCCCTGCACCTGCCCGACCACGTCATTCCTCTTACGGTTATTCCGATTGGCTACCCCATAGGCATAGAGAAGCCGAAGGATAAATTCAACAAGAAGCAGATACATTACAATGGGTGGTGA
- the map gene encoding type I methionyl aminopeptidase, with translation MRKRNNWQVIKGQPLTELDKKILYLQNKGHLVPSRKLIKTEEQIEGIRKSGVVNSGILDLVGKEIKAGMSTAEIDKLVYDYTVSHGAIPAPLNFEGFPKSVCTSVNEVVCHGIPSEKEILRDGDIINVDVSTILDGYYSDASRMYMIGKVSPEKEKLVRVAKECLEIGMEAAKPFSYVGDIGHAIQKHAEKNGFSVVRDLCGHGVGLEFHEEPEVTHFGRKGTGMLLVPGMVFTIEPMINMGTYRVYIAEEDGWTVITDDELPSAQWEHTFVMREDGLEILSD, from the coding sequence ATGAGAAAAAGAAATAATTGGCAGGTAATCAAGGGCCAACCACTTACCGAACTAGATAAAAAGATTCTCTATCTCCAGAATAAAGGTCATTTGGTTCCTTCCCGGAAATTGATTAAAACAGAAGAACAGATTGAAGGTATCCGCAAAAGCGGAGTTGTAAATTCAGGAATCCTCGATTTAGTGGGAAAAGAAATAAAAGCCGGTATGTCGACCGCTGAAATAGATAAACTGGTCTATGACTATACGGTTTCCCACGGGGCTATCCCGGCTCCGTTGAATTTTGAAGGATTCCCGAAAAGTGTCTGTACTTCCGTCAATGAGGTTGTTTGTCATGGAATTCCCAGTGAAAAAGAGATATTGAGAGATGGTGATATCATCAATGTGGATGTTTCTACGATCCTGGACGGTTATTATTCGGATGCTTCCCGGATGTATATGATCGGCAAGGTTTCTCCAGAAAAAGAGAAATTGGTGCGTGTGGCAAAGGAATGCCTGGAAATAGGTATGGAAGCTGCTAAACCGTTCAGTTATGTGGGCGATATCGGTCATGCGATCCAGAAACATGCGGAGAAGAATGGTTTTTCGGTAGTCCGTGACTTATGCGGTCATGGAGTAGGCCTGGAATTTCATGAAGAGCCGGAAGTTACTCATTTCGGCCGTAAAGGAACCGGTATGTTACTGGTTCCGGGCATGGTTTTCACCATCGAGCCGATGATCAATATGGGAACATATCGTGTCTATATTGCGGAAGAAGATGGCTGGACTGTCATTACCGACGATGAACTTCCATCCGCCCAGTGGGAACATACTTTCGTGATGCGGGAAGACGGACTGGAGATATTATCCGATTAA
- a CDS encoding glycoside hydrolase family 2 protein produces MQAEGRKVESFNSGWSFKKAPAEKELALNAPKWESGWSEVEIPHTWNAKDMQVQANNFYEGAAYYKKNYFFPADLKGKRVFLRFEGVGSCTEVFVNGMLATSHKGGYSAFACEISPLLKVGEENEIIVKADNKSRPDVIPVNHNLFGVYGGIYRPVWLIVTEPYNISVTDCASPGVYITQKNVSKKQADVKVKVKLDNGTLQPVPVTLQNTIYDQEGKQIATNSQSFELTAQGEQAYESSFTIKKPTLWQGRENPYLYKVVSRLIKDGQVIDEMVQPLGLRKYEIVAGKGFYLNGEKYPMYGVTRHQDWWGLGSALKNENHDFDLATIMDVGATTVRFAHYQQSDYLYSRCDSLGLIIWAEIPFVNRVTGQEAENCRNQLREMIRQSFNHPSIYVWGLHNEVYQPHQYTKELTQSLHDLAKTEDPDRYTVSVNGYGHMEHPVNLVADIQGMNRYFGWYEKKIQDIKPWVEGLEKEYPHQKLMLTEYGADANLNHQTEYLGDALNWTKEFYPETFATKTHEYQWSVIAAHPYIIASYLWNTFDFCAPMWVRGGVPARNMKGLVTFDRKIKKDSYFWYKANWSKEPVLFLTQRRNWDREKKETSITVYSNIGTPTVYLNGKELSGIREGYTRVHYIIDNVTLDMGKNIVKTVVVKDGKTYEDEIEWMYSGEKKRDSDQSVNKEEHAGF; encoded by the coding sequence ATGCAGGCGGAAGGCCGGAAAGTGGAGTCTTTTAATTCCGGCTGGTCATTTAAGAAAGCTCCGGCGGAAAAAGAGCTGGCCCTTAATGCCCCGAAATGGGAGAGCGGCTGGTCGGAAGTGGAAATTCCCCATACCTGGAATGCCAAGGATATGCAGGTACAGGCCAATAACTTTTATGAAGGGGCGGCTTATTATAAGAAAAACTATTTCTTCCCTGCCGACCTGAAAGGGAAGCGGGTCTTCCTGCGCTTTGAGGGTGTCGGTTCCTGTACGGAAGTGTTCGTGAACGGAATGCTGGCTACTTCTCATAAAGGCGGTTATTCGGCTTTTGCCTGTGAGATCAGTCCGTTGTTGAAGGTAGGAGAGGAGAATGAGATCATCGTAAAGGCGGATAACAAATCGCGTCCGGATGTGATTCCGGTCAACCATAATTTATTTGGTGTGTATGGCGGTATTTATCGTCCGGTATGGTTGATCGTTACCGAACCGTATAATATCAGTGTTACCGATTGTGCCTCTCCGGGCGTTTATATAACCCAGAAGAATGTATCCAAAAAGCAAGCGGATGTGAAAGTAAAGGTCAAACTGGATAACGGAACCTTGCAGCCCGTCCCTGTGACCTTGCAGAATACGATCTACGACCAGGAAGGGAAACAGATTGCAACAAACAGCCAGTCGTTCGAACTGACTGCACAGGGCGAACAGGCTTACGAATCTTCTTTTACAATCAAAAAGCCGACGTTGTGGCAGGGACGTGAAAATCCGTATCTGTATAAGGTGGTCAGCCGTCTGATCAAAGACGGGCAGGTGATCGACGAAATGGTACAACCGCTGGGACTGCGCAAATATGAAATTGTAGCAGGTAAAGGCTTTTATCTGAATGGAGAGAAGTACCCGATGTACGGTGTTACCCGTCATCAGGATTGGTGGGGGCTGGGTAGTGCCCTGAAGAATGAGAACCATGACTTCGACCTGGCTACTATTATGGATGTCGGTGCAACGACTGTCCGTTTTGCTCATTATCAGCAATCCGACTATCTGTATTCGCGTTGCGACAGCCTGGGACTGATTATCTGGGCGGAGATTCCATTTGTCAACCGGGTTACCGGCCAGGAAGCGGAAAACTGCCGTAACCAGTTGCGCGAAATGATCCGTCAGAGTTTCAACCACCCTTCCATCTATGTGTGGGGATTGCATAATGAGGTATATCAACCGCACCAGTACACAAAAGAGTTGACCCAATCGTTGCACGACCTGGCAAAGACGGAAGACCCGGATCGTTATACGGTGTCGGTAAACGGATATGGTCACATGGAACATCCGGTGAACCTTGTTGCCGATATCCAGGGAATGAACCGCTATTTCGGCTGGTACGAAAAGAAAATACAGGATATCAAACCCTGGGTAGAGGGACTGGAAAAGGAATATCCTCACCAAAAACTGATGCTGACGGAGTACGGTGCTGATGCCAACCTGAACCATCAAACCGAATATCTGGGAGATGCCTTGAACTGGACAAAAGAATTTTATCCGGAGACATTTGCCACCAAGACACACGAATATCAGTGGAGCGTGATTGCTGCCCATCCGTATATCATCGCTTCTTATCTTTGGAATACGTTCGACTTCTGTGCCCCGATGTGGGTTCGCGGCGGTGTACCGGCCCGTAATATGAAAGGGTTGGTTACTTTCGACCGTAAGATCAAGAAAGATTCTTATTTCTGGTATAAGGCCAACTGGAGCAAAGAACCTGTACTGTTCCTGACACAACGTCGTAACTGGGATCGTGAGAAAAAGGAAACATCCATCACTGTTTACTCCAATATCGGTACGCCGACAGTCTACCTGAACGGTAAGGAACTGAGCGGTATTCGTGAAGGTTATACGCGCGTACATTATATAATAGATAACGTGACGCTCGATATGGGTAAGAATATCGTAAAGACAGTCGTAGTGAAAGACGGCAAGACCTACGAAGACGAAATCGAATGGATGTATAGCGGAGAAAAGAAACGCGATTCGGACCAGTCGGTCAACAAAGAAGAACATGCCGGATTCTGA
- a CDS encoding arsenate reductase family protein, producing MKYLFLEYPKCGTCRNAKKWLDERKVSYEDRHIIDRNPSVEELTEWIERSQLPLKNFFNTSGLVYKAMQLKDKLPSMSEKEQIELLASDGKLIKRPLLVSENQVLVGFKVAEWEESVK from the coding sequence ATGAAATATCTTTTTTTAGAATATCCGAAATGCGGAACCTGTCGGAATGCAAAGAAATGGCTGGATGAACGGAAGGTTTCTTACGAAGACCGTCATATCATCGACCGGAATCCTTCTGTCGAAGAATTAACTGAATGGATAGAACGTAGCCAATTACCATTGAAGAATTTCTTTAATACGAGTGGATTGGTCTATAAAGCAATGCAGTTGAAAGACAAATTGCCGTCCATGAGCGAAAAAGAGCAGATCGAATTGCTGGCTTCCGATGGAAAACTGATCAAACGCCCTTTGCTGGTGAGCGAAAACCAGGTTCTGGTCGGTTTTAAAGTTGCAGAATGGGAAGAATCCGTTAAATAG
- a CDS encoding TetR/AcrR family transcriptional regulator, producing MEKERMSKNRELTELAFLKAIDDLIEEDGFENLGVNAVAAKAGLSKMLIYRYFESLDGLIVAYIQRTDYWINLEPELPDVAHLGDFVKKLFRDQITMLRDSYTLRRLYRWELSAKNKVIKELRERREAKGIWLIEAVSRLTNRPKEDIAVMATVLTSSITYLVLLEENCPVYNGFKLQSETGWEQLEKGLDRLIDNWIKNYTNE from the coding sequence ATGGAAAAAGAAAGAATGAGTAAAAACAGAGAACTGACGGAGTTGGCTTTCCTGAAGGCGATAGATGACTTGATAGAGGAAGACGGTTTTGAAAACCTTGGAGTAAATGCCGTGGCAGCAAAAGCCGGATTGTCGAAGATGCTGATCTATCGTTATTTCGAATCGTTGGACGGACTGATCGTCGCCTATATTCAACGGACTGACTATTGGATCAACCTGGAGCCGGAATTGCCTGATGTAGCACATTTGGGAGACTTCGTCAAGAAGTTATTTCGTGATCAGATCACGATGTTGCGCGACAGTTACACCTTGAGACGGTTGTATCGCTGGGAACTTTCAGCGAAAAATAAAGTGATAAAAGAGTTACGCGAAAGGAGAGAGGCAAAAGGCATCTGGCTGATTGAAGCAGTCAGCCGATTAACGAACCGGCCAAAAGAGGATATAGCCGTTATGGCGACTGTCCTGACTTCTTCCATCACTTATCTTGTCCTGCTGGAAGAAAATTGTCCGGTTTACAATGGCTTCAAACTGCAAAGTGAGACAGGCTGGGAACAACTGGAGAAAGGATTAGACCGATTGATCGATAACTGGATTAAAAATTATACAAATGAATAA
- a CDS encoding uracil-DNA glycosylase family protein yields MVSELHPLGFFLPEHTKLLMLGSFPPPMPRWSMNFYYPNIQNDMWRILGLLFYSNKEYFLESKKAFSEEKAKKFCLEKGIGIGDTAMEIIRLKNNASDNFLQVIKPIDPEEVLSQIPECKAIVVTGQKAMDTLLSVLPPTEEPKVGSYSTFTLLDRTFRLYRMPSSSRAYPKPLEEKAAVYRGMFEGLGML; encoded by the coding sequence ATGGTTTCAGAATTACACCCGTTAGGTTTCTTCCTGCCTGAACATACCAAACTTTTGATGCTGGGAAGTTTCCCCCCTCCCATGCCACGTTGGTCTATGAATTTCTACTATCCGAATATCCAGAATGACATGTGGCGTATTCTCGGATTGCTATTTTATAGTAATAAGGAATATTTCCTGGAAAGTAAGAAAGCGTTCAGTGAAGAAAAAGCGAAGAAGTTTTGCCTGGAAAAAGGAATCGGTATCGGTGATACGGCAATGGAAATTATCCGGTTAAAGAATAATGCTTCCGATAACTTCCTGCAAGTGATCAAGCCTATCGACCCGGAAGAGGTTTTGTCGCAAATACCGGAATGTAAAGCTATTGTCGTTACAGGACAGAAAGCAATGGATACCCTCCTATCGGTTCTGCCTCCGACAGAAGAACCTAAAGTCGGCAGCTACTCGACTTTCACCTTATTGGACCGGACATTCAGGTTGTACCGGATGCCATCCTCTTCACGTGCTTACCCCAAACCGCTGGAAGAGAAAGCTGCAGTTTACCGGGGTATGTTTGAAGGGCTGGGGATGCTTTAA
- a CDS encoding HU family DNA-binding protein, protein MSATYNLFRNPGKKENLHARQVNQYTVRIDALCEEISQISSFSSADVKGMLDALKSRIAFHLKYGDIVELEGLGTFNASLKCPSLTTEKEIKPHLVKFHKVVFRCSKELKDQLRYMKVERADEPSRLKGYTEEKRKANILAYIEKNDTISTFLCRSLNGCSKYTALKDLKALQEEGKIVRLGFRANAQYGLREDNQE, encoded by the coding sequence ATGTCAGCCACTTACAACCTATTCAGAAATCCGGGAAAGAAGGAAAACCTCCACGCCCGCCAGGTGAACCAATATACCGTACGTATCGATGCTCTTTGCGAAGAGATCTCACAGATCAGTTCCTTTTCGTCAGCCGATGTGAAAGGGATGCTGGACGCGCTGAAAAGCAGGATCGCTTTTCACCTGAAATACGGCGATATTGTCGAGTTGGAAGGTTTGGGGACGTTCAACGCCTCGCTTAAATGTCCTTCGCTGACAACAGAGAAAGAGATCAAACCCCATTTGGTAAAGTTTCACAAAGTGGTATTCCGCTGTTCCAAAGAGTTGAAAGACCAACTTCGTTACATGAAAGTGGAACGTGCCGACGAACCCAGCCGCCTGAAAGGATATACGGAAGAAAAGCGCAAGGCCAACATTTTGGCTTATATCGAAAAAAATGATACGATCTCGACCTTCCTGTGCCGTTCGCTCAACGGTTGCTCGAAATATACTGCCCTGAAAGATCTGAAAGCCTTGCAGGAAGAAGGGAAGATCGTCCGTCTGGGGTTCCGCGCGAATGCACAATACGGATTAAGAGAGGATAACCAGGAATGA
- a CDS encoding type II toxin-antitoxin system RelE/ParE family toxin: MKRLKLIVSPLAKGQTREMKVFYKTMYGLPVAQKVYASIKENMKTLTSYPGLGYVEPTLVDYPQCFRTFVQHPNLKIVYWIEDGTVKIAMFFDTRQEPGKLRYTIEHSSDWVCEDMEPYG, encoded by the coding sequence ATGAAAAGATTAAAATTGATTGTGTCCCCTTTAGCAAAAGGACAAACCCGGGAAATGAAGGTCTTTTATAAGACGATGTATGGTTTGCCGGTTGCCCAGAAAGTTTATGCTTCTATCAAAGAGAATATGAAAACTTTAACTAGTTATCCTGGTTTAGGATATGTGGAACCGACATTGGTGGACTACCCTCAATGTTTTCGGACTTTTGTTCAGCATCCGAATCTAAAGATCGTTTACTGGATTGAGGACGGAACAGTGAAAATAGCCATGTTCTTCGATACTCGTCAGGAACCGGGAAAGCTACGTTATACAATAGAACATAGCTCCGACTGGGTATGTGAAGATATGGAACCTTACGGTTGA
- a CDS encoding endonuclease VIII — protein sequence MIEAPEALYISEQMNQTIKGKRITFVSAGYTPHKFAWFYGDPANYSGMLTGKIIGEAHAYGGLIEIDIEDVRLLFGDGMNIRYYAPGEKIPEKHQLLIAFEDESCIMGSVRMYGAVMCFPDGAFDCGFSSYREGARTKPQVLSEAFDKTYFLSLINSEEKQKKTAKAFLATEQTIPGLGNGVLQDILFEARIHPKTRINILSEEQKDTLFHCTKATLQEIYQAGGRNSETDLLGNKGRYIPILSKDTAGKPCPVCGEDIRKESYMGGSIYYCFECQKQSQP from the coding sequence ATGATAGAAGCACCGGAAGCCTTGTACATCTCCGAGCAGATGAATCAAACGATTAAAGGGAAAAGAATAACATTTGTCAGCGCAGGATATACACCTCATAAGTTTGCCTGGTTCTATGGAGATCCGGCTAATTATTCGGGGATGCTTACCGGTAAGATAATTGGGGAAGCCCATGCTTATGGTGGTCTGATCGAGATAGATATAGAAGATGTGCGTTTATTATTCGGAGACGGAATGAATATCCGGTACTACGCTCCCGGTGAAAAGATACCGGAAAAACACCAGTTGCTCATTGCTTTCGAAGACGAGAGTTGTATCATGGGATCCGTCCGGATGTACGGGGCAGTCATGTGTTTTCCTGACGGTGCTTTCGATTGCGGCTTCAGCTCCTATCGTGAAGGGGCACGTACTAAACCCCAGGTGCTTTCGGAAGCTTTCGACAAAACCTATTTTCTGAGCCTGATAAACAGTGAGGAGAAACAAAAGAAAACGGCAAAGGCTTTCCTTGCGACCGAGCAAACAATTCCGGGATTAGGTAACGGCGTATTACAGGACATCCTGTTCGAAGCACGTATCCATCCTAAGACTCGTATCAACATATTATCTGAAGAACAGAAAGATACGTTGTTTCATTGCACTAAAGCGACACTTCAGGAAATCTATCAGGCAGGCGGACGCAATTCGGAAACAGACCTGCTCGGGAATAAAGGCCGCTATATCCCCATACTGTCCAAAGATACCGCCGGCAAGCCTTGTCCGGTTTGCGGAGAAGATATACGCAAAGAGAGTTATATGGGAGGCAGTATCTATTATTGCTTTGAATGTCAGAAGCAGTCTCAACCGTAA
- a CDS encoding glutamine synthetase family protein, protein MENELEMNSNLLVEFLQKPSSEFTKADIISFIREKGIKMVNFMYPAGDGRLKTLNFVINNAAYLNAILTCGERVDGSSLFSFIEAGSSDLYVIPRFRTAFVDPFAELPTVTMLCSFFNKDGEPLESSPEYTLHKASKAFTEVTGMEFQAMGELEYYVIAEEEDLFPATDQRGYHESGPFAKFNEFRTQCMQYIAQTGGQIKYGHSEVGNFTLNGKIYEQNEIEFLPTKVEDAADQLMIAKWVIRNLAYDYGLDITFAPKITVGKAGSGLHIHMRIMKDGKNQMLADGVLSETARKAIAGMMELAPSITAFGNTNPTSYFRLVPHQEAPTNVCWGDRNRSVLVRVPLGWAAKKDMCVLANPLESESHYDTTQKQTVEMRSPDGSADLYQLLAGLAVACRHGFEIDNALDIAEKTYVNVNIHQEENKDRLQTLDQLPDSCAASAQRLQKQRAVYEKYNVFSPSMIDGIIKKLTSYNDFTLRDDLKNDPEGMLRLVKTYFHCG, encoded by the coding sequence ATGGAAAACGAATTAGAAATGAATTCGAATCTTTTAGTCGAATTCTTACAAAAACCTTCATCTGAGTTTACAAAAGCGGACATTATTTCTTTCATCCGCGAAAAAGGGATCAAGATGGTCAATTTTATGTATCCGGCAGGAGACGGGCGTCTGAAAACATTGAACTTTGTTATTAATAATGCGGCTTACCTAAATGCAATCCTTACCTGCGGTGAGCGTGTCGACGGTTCGAGCTTGTTCTCTTTCATTGAGGCCGGCAGTAGCGACTTATATGTTATTCCTCGTTTCCGGACAGCTTTCGTCGATCCTTTTGCCGAATTGCCGACGGTGACGATGCTTTGCTCTTTCTTTAACAAGGATGGCGAACCGTTGGAAAGCTCTCCCGAATATACTTTACATAAAGCCAGCAAGGCATTTACGGAAGTGACGGGCATGGAATTTCAGGCAATGGGCGAACTGGAATATTATGTGATTGCTGAGGAAGAAGATTTGTTTCCGGCAACCGACCAGCGGGGATATCATGAATCAGGCCCTTTCGCTAAATTCAATGAATTTCGCACACAATGTATGCAATATATAGCCCAGACTGGCGGACAGATCAAATACGGTCACTCTGAAGTCGGTAACTTTACATTGAACGGAAAGATATACGAACAGAACGAGATCGAGTTTCTGCCGACCAAGGTCGAAGATGCTGCCGACCAGCTGATGATCGCTAAATGGGTAATTCGTAACCTGGCTTACGATTATGGTCTGGATATCACCTTTGCCCCTAAGATCACGGTTGGAAAGGCAGGATCAGGATTGCATATCCATATGCGTATAATGAAAGACGGCAAGAATCAGATGTTGGCAGACGGTGTTTTGTCTGAAACAGCCCGTAAGGCAATTGCCGGTATGATGGAGCTGGCTCCGTCCATCACCGCGTTTGGTAATACGAATCCGACTTCTTATTTCCGTTTGGTACCTCACCAGGAAGCTCCGACAAATGTTTGCTGGGGTGACCGGAACCGTTCGGTGTTGGTTCGTGTACCTCTCGGATGGGCAGCGAAGAAGGATATGTGTGTGCTGGCTAACCCACTGGAGTCGGAAAGCCATTATGATACGACACAGAAGCAGACGGTCGAAATGCGTTCACCGGATGGTTCGGCCGATCTGTACCAGTTATTAGCCGGTTTGGCTGTGGCCTGCCGTCATGGATTTGAGATTGATAATGCGTTGGATATTGCGGAAAAGACGTATGTAAATGTAAATATCCACCAGGAGGAAAATAAGGACCGTTTACAGACATTGGATCAGCTTCCCGACAGTTGTGCTGCATCCGCTCAACGTTTGCAGAAGCAGCGTGCTGTCTATGAAAAATACAATGTGTTCAGTCCGAGCATGATCGATGGTATTATCAAAAAGCTGACTTCGTATAACGACTTTACCCTTCGTGATGATTTGAAAAATGATCCTGAAGGAATGCTCCGGTTGGTGAAGACTTATTTCCATTGCGGATAA
- a CDS encoding MgtC/SapB family protein, with translation MLWDFILRLFIAGILGAVVGLDREYRAKEAGYRTHFLVSLGSALIMIVSQYGFQQIIQENSVSLDPSRVAAQVVSGIGFIGAGTIIIQKQFVRGLTTAAGIWATAGIGLAIGAGMYGIGVAATILTLMGLELLSYIFKSLGMKSSMIIFSTNEKEIISKVTHVLNDKGYLLVSYQMEKVSHSDVDTFIVTLVIKAKKSTDDNQLLLFMEDFPEVTVERIE, from the coding sequence ATGTTATGGGATTTTATTCTGAGATTATTCATTGCTGGTATTCTCGGAGCCGTAGTTGGTCTTGACCGGGAATACAGGGCTAAAGAGGCCGGCTATCGTACGCACTTTCTGGTGTCGCTGGGAAGTGCCCTGATCATGATCGTGTCTCAATATGGCTTCCAACAAATCATTCAGGAAAACAGTGTATCGCTCGATCCGAGCCGTGTGGCGGCACAGGTAGTAAGCGGTATCGGTTTTATCGGAGCCGGAACAATTATCATCCAAAAACAATTTGTACGCGGCCTGACCACTGCTGCCGGAATATGGGCAACAGCCGGAATCGGACTTGCGATTGGAGCCGGCATGTATGGCATCGGAGTTGCAGCAACTATCCTGACGTTAATGGGGCTGGAACTGCTGAGCTATATCTTTAAAAGCCTGGGGATGAAAAGCTCGATGATCATTTTCTCCACCAATGAGAAAGAAATTATAAGTAAAGTAACGCATGTGCTGAATGATAAAGGCTATTTACTTGTCTCCTATCAAATGGAAAAAGTCAGCCATTCAGACGTGGATACTTTCATCGTCACATTGGTCATTAAAGCCAAAAAAAGTACAGACGACAACCAGTTATTACTCTTTATGGAAGATTTTCCGGAAGTAACAGTCGAGAGAATTGAATAG
- a CDS encoding cupin domain-containing protein has translation MKEFITPPDHIHFLAKKLFADCGEIIDGSIAYLEKGGGGPTSLHTHEHNHLFIVVSGQARVELDGEIRIVDANESFLVNGHIPHSVWNNIDGTTVMIGISVKAK, from the coding sequence ATGAAAGAGTTCATCACCCCTCCGGATCATATTCATTTCCTGGCAAAAAAGCTATTTGCAGACTGCGGGGAAATTATCGACGGTTCTATTGCCTATTTGGAAAAAGGCGGTGGTGGACCTACTTCTCTACATACTCACGAGCATAATCATCTGTTCATTGTGGTCAGCGGGCAAGCCAGAGTTGAACTCGATGGCGAGATCAGGATCGTAGATGCAAACGAATCGTTTCTCGTAAATGGCCATATTCCCCATTCAGTATGGAATAATATAGATGGTACGACCGTCATGATCGGTATTTCTGTAAAAGCAAAATAA